A genomic window from Microbacterium sp. ET2 includes:
- the lpdA gene encoding dihydrolipoyl dehydrogenase gives MPHYDVVILGAGPGGYVAAVRSAQLGLSVAIIEEKYWGGVCLNVGCIPSKALLKNADLAHQVLHKADLFGISGDVHFDFGVAWDRSRKVADTHVKGIHFLMKKNKVTEYDGRGTFTDANTIQVQKSDGATETVTFDNAIIATGAKVRQLPGVEIGGNIVTYEEQILSRDLPSSIVIVGAGAIGMEFAFVMSNYGVKVTIVEFLDRALPNEDADVSKEIARQYKKYGIDILTSTKVDTVTDHGDRVTVAYTGKDGDSGSIDADKVMVSIGWIPNVEGYGLDKTGVELTERGAIGIDDYMRTNVPHIYAIGDVTAKLQLAHVAEAQGVVAAETIGKAETMPLGDYRMMPRATFCTPQVASFGLTEQQARDAGYDVKVAKFPFSANGKANGLGEPVGFVKLIADGEHLELLGGHLIGPDVSELLPELTLAQKWDLTALEAARNVHTHPTLSEALQEGFHGLVGHMINL, from the coding sequence ATGCCTCACTACGACGTCGTCATCCTCGGCGCCGGCCCCGGCGGGTACGTCGCGGCCGTCCGGAGCGCCCAGCTCGGTCTTTCCGTCGCCATCATCGAAGAGAAGTACTGGGGGGGCGTCTGCCTGAACGTCGGGTGCATCCCCTCCAAGGCTCTTCTGAAGAACGCCGACCTCGCCCACCAGGTTCTCCACAAGGCAGACCTCTTCGGCATCTCGGGTGACGTGCACTTCGACTTCGGAGTGGCATGGGACCGCAGCCGCAAGGTGGCAGACACCCACGTCAAGGGCATCCACTTCCTGATGAAGAAGAACAAGGTCACCGAGTACGACGGCCGTGGAACCTTCACCGACGCGAACACCATCCAGGTGCAGAAGTCGGACGGCGCCACCGAGACGGTGACGTTCGACAACGCGATCATCGCCACCGGCGCCAAGGTCCGCCAGCTGCCCGGCGTCGAGATCGGGGGCAACATCGTCACTTACGAGGAGCAGATCCTCTCTCGCGATCTCCCCTCCTCGATCGTCATCGTCGGCGCCGGCGCCATCGGCATGGAGTTCGCCTTCGTGATGTCCAACTACGGCGTGAAGGTCACCATCGTCGAGTTCCTCGACCGGGCGCTACCGAATGAGGACGCCGACGTGTCGAAGGAGATCGCGCGCCAGTACAAGAAGTACGGCATCGACATCCTCACCTCCACCAAGGTCGACACCGTCACCGACCACGGTGACAGGGTCACGGTCGCCTACACCGGCAAGGACGGCGACAGCGGGTCGATCGACGCCGACAAGGTGATGGTCTCGATCGGCTGGATCCCGAACGTCGAGGGCTACGGGCTGGACAAGACCGGTGTCGAGCTCACCGAGCGCGGCGCGATCGGCATCGACGACTACATGCGCACCAATGTGCCGCACATCTACGCCATCGGCGACGTCACCGCGAAGCTGCAGCTGGCGCACGTCGCCGAGGCGCAGGGCGTGGTGGCCGCCGAGACGATCGGCAAGGCCGAGACCATGCCGCTCGGCGACTACCGCATGATGCCCCGCGCGACTTTCTGCACCCCGCAGGTCGCCTCGTTCGGACTGACCGAGCAGCAGGCCCGCGACGCCGGCTACGACGTGAAGGTGGCGAAGTTCCCTTTCAGCGCCAACGGAAAGGCGAACGGCCTGGGCGAGCCGGTCGGCTTCGTCAAGCTCATCGCCGACGGCGAGCACCTCGAACTGCTCGGCGGCCATCTCATCGGACCCGATGTCTCTGAGCTTCTCCCCGAGCTCACGCTCGCGCAGAAGTGGGACCTCACCGCGCTCGAGGCCGCGCGCAACGTCCACACCCACCCCACGCTGTCGGAGGCTCTGCAGGAGGGGTTCCACGGACTCGTGGGCCACATGATCAACCTGTAG
- a CDS encoding prepilin peptidase: MSTILEITAFAYLGVISVVLAVIDVRHHRLPNRIVLPSYGVGGAFLLGAVLFGAPVIALGRALIGMIVLFCFYLLLRGLSRRGLGGGDVKLAGVLGLYLGWLGWEALAIGALAGFVVGGATGVLLILARRADRRTPIAFGPAMLIGAWLVIGASVVGSGAGSMLA, from the coding sequence GTGTCGACGATCCTCGAGATCACTGCGTTCGCCTACCTGGGCGTGATCAGCGTCGTGCTCGCCGTCATCGATGTGCGCCACCACCGCCTGCCGAACCGGATCGTGCTGCCCAGCTACGGCGTCGGTGGGGCGTTCCTCCTCGGTGCGGTGCTGTTCGGGGCACCGGTGATCGCGCTCGGGCGCGCCCTGATCGGCATGATCGTCCTGTTCTGCTTCTACCTGCTGCTTCGCGGACTCTCCCGCCGAGGCCTCGGCGGCGGCGACGTCAAGCTCGCCGGAGTCCTCGGTCTCTACCTCGGGTGGCTGGGCTGGGAGGCCCTCGCGATCGGCGCCCTCGCCGGTTTCGTCGTCGGCGGGGCGACAGGCGTCCTGCTGATCCTCGCCCGTCGCGCCGACCGCCGCACACCGATTGCCTTCGGGCCGGCGATGCTCATCGGCGCGTGGCTCGTGATCGGTGCGAGCGTCGTGGGCTCCGGAGCCGGGTCCATGCTCGCGTGA
- a CDS encoding aldo/keto reductase: MQHRPLGRTGRHVSAIGLGTWQLGADWGDVSEDDALAVLEASVDQGVTLFDTADVYGDGRSESLIGRFLAARPGHAITVATKMGRRAEQRAENYTPEAFRAWNDRSRANLGVETLDLVQLHCPPTEVIESDAVYDALDELVADGRIAAYGVSVETAAQALAAIARPHVTNVQIIFNPFRLKPLDEVLPAAAAAQVAVFARVPLASGLLSGKYTSETAFAENDHRSYNRHGEAFDRGETFSGVDYDTGLAAASELARAVPDGVSLPAATLAWIASQPGVTTVIPGARNVAQATSNAEAGALLDGGADLSGFDAAVHEIYDRHLRAAIHPLW; encoded by the coding sequence ATGCAGCATCGTCCCCTCGGCCGCACCGGCCGTCACGTCTCGGCCATCGGTCTGGGCACCTGGCAGCTCGGCGCCGACTGGGGCGATGTCTCGGAGGACGACGCGCTCGCCGTCCTGGAAGCGTCCGTCGACCAGGGAGTGACCCTCTTCGACACCGCCGACGTCTACGGCGACGGGCGGAGCGAATCGCTCATCGGTCGTTTCCTCGCCGCTCGCCCCGGCCACGCGATCACCGTCGCGACGAAGATGGGGCGTCGTGCGGAGCAGAGGGCCGAGAACTACACGCCGGAGGCCTTCCGCGCCTGGAACGACCGCTCCCGCGCCAACCTGGGCGTCGAGACCCTCGACCTCGTGCAGCTGCACTGCCCGCCGACCGAGGTGATCGAGTCCGACGCGGTCTACGACGCCCTCGACGAGCTCGTCGCCGACGGCAGGATCGCCGCCTACGGAGTCTCCGTCGAGACCGCCGCGCAGGCGCTCGCCGCCATCGCACGGCCGCACGTCACCAACGTCCAGATCATCTTCAACCCGTTCCGGCTGAAGCCCCTCGACGAGGTGCTCCCGGCCGCGGCGGCCGCACAGGTCGCCGTGTTCGCGCGGGTGCCTCTCGCATCCGGCCTGCTGTCGGGCAAGTACACCTCCGAGACCGCTTTCGCCGAGAATGACCATCGCAGCTACAACCGTCACGGTGAGGCTTTCGACAGGGGTGAGACCTTCTCGGGCGTGGACTACGACACCGGGCTCGCTGCGGCATCCGAACTGGCGCGAGCCGTTCCCGACGGAGTGAGCCTTCCCGCCGCGACGCTCGCGTGGATCGCCTCGCAGCCCGGTGTCACGACCGTCATCCCGGGTGCGCGCAACGTCGCACAGGCGACGTCCAACGCCGAGGCCGGAGCACTGCTCGACGGCGGCGCCGACCTCAGCGGCTTCGACGCCGCCGTGCACGAGATCTACGACCGCCACCTGCGCGCGGCCATCCACCCGCTCTGGTGA
- the glgP gene encoding alpha-glucan family phosphorylase, which translates to MKAIRTFAVRPVLSEQLAPLDRLATNWRWAWSDETKALFASMDPARWEEVGGNPEQLLGALGQERLDALSQDAQFVARVRAEAERLDAYLRDDRWYQGLEGDKPVHIAYFSPEFGVDGTLPQYSGGLGILAGDHLKSASDLGVPLTGVGLFYRAGYFRQSIGDDGWQRESYPLLDPYGLGLTLLRDAEGAPVEVGLDLPAGRHLAARIWVAQIGRVPLLLLDADTPSNPDDLRQVTDRLYGGGGEHRLLQELLLGVGGVRAVRAWCTLTGTPSPEVYHTNEGHAGFQGLERMSELIVEEGLSFDQALAQVRASTVFTTHTPVPAGIDRFPRDLVTSYLQSPLFTSLPAEQALDLGLESYPGGDPHVFNMAVLGLHLGQHANGVSLLHGSVSRRMFGSLWPGVDTDEVPITSITNGVHAPTWVHPALTGLSERVFGDAHTDGHDWRSREVVSDQELWGVRTQMKQELVAEARRRLTAAARSAGNAAVPAWIDDILDPGVLTIGFARRVPTYKRLTLMLRDPERLTRILTDPERPVQLVIGGKSHPADDSGKILIQQLVRFSRDPRVRGRIVFLPDYDITLAKTLYPGCDVWLNNPLRPLEACGTSGMKAALNGVLNLSILDGWWDEWYDGRNGWAIPTADTAATDQERDDAEAAALYDLIEHQLVPRFYERTGGVPTAWLDMVRHTMTDLGKKVTSDRMVRDYVTRLYVPSTVNERALRADDFAQARSLAAFVSRVRRAWDSVAIAHVEGSDATTRASTGETLEIEASVRLDGLSPDDVAVELVYGRTDEDDVIGADHTAVPLTAQGPPADGVTPYGGSLPLQITGTFGYTVRVVPRHPFLVSPVELGLVTYAG; encoded by the coding sequence GTGAAGGCCATCCGCACGTTCGCCGTTCGTCCCGTTCTCTCCGAGCAGCTCGCCCCGCTCGACCGCCTCGCCACCAACTGGCGCTGGGCCTGGTCGGACGAGACGAAGGCGCTGTTCGCCTCCATGGATCCCGCCCGATGGGAAGAGGTCGGCGGCAACCCCGAGCAGCTCCTCGGCGCGCTCGGGCAGGAACGGCTCGACGCGCTGTCGCAGGACGCTCAGTTCGTGGCCCGCGTCCGCGCGGAGGCGGAGCGCCTCGACGCCTACCTCCGCGATGACCGGTGGTACCAGGGGCTCGAAGGCGACAAGCCGGTCCACATCGCCTACTTCTCCCCCGAGTTCGGCGTCGACGGCACCCTGCCGCAGTACTCGGGCGGCCTCGGCATCCTCGCCGGCGACCACCTGAAGAGCGCGTCGGACCTCGGCGTTCCCCTCACCGGCGTCGGGCTGTTCTACCGCGCGGGCTACTTCCGTCAGTCGATCGGCGACGACGGCTGGCAGCGGGAGAGCTACCCGCTGCTCGACCCCTACGGTCTCGGTCTGACCCTGCTCCGCGACGCCGAGGGAGCCCCGGTCGAAGTCGGACTCGACCTCCCGGCCGGCCGGCACCTGGCCGCCCGCATCTGGGTGGCCCAGATCGGCCGGGTCCCCCTCCTGCTGCTCGACGCCGACACCCCCAGCAACCCCGATGACCTCCGCCAGGTGACCGACCGCCTCTACGGCGGCGGCGGGGAGCACCGACTCCTGCAGGAGCTGCTCCTCGGCGTGGGGGGCGTCCGCGCGGTGCGGGCGTGGTGCACGCTGACCGGCACGCCCAGCCCCGAGGTGTACCACACCAATGAGGGCCACGCAGGCTTCCAGGGCTTGGAGCGGATGTCGGAACTCATCGTCGAGGAGGGCCTGAGCTTCGACCAGGCGCTGGCGCAGGTGCGCGCGTCGACCGTCTTCACCACTCACACGCCGGTACCCGCCGGCATCGACCGCTTCCCCCGCGACCTGGTCACGTCGTACCTGCAGAGTCCGCTGTTCACCTCGCTCCCCGCCGAGCAGGCGCTCGACCTGGGCCTGGAGTCCTACCCCGGGGGCGATCCCCACGTGTTCAACATGGCCGTTCTCGGCCTCCACCTCGGGCAGCACGCGAACGGGGTGTCGCTCCTCCACGGCTCGGTGAGCCGTCGGATGTTCGGGTCCCTCTGGCCGGGCGTCGACACCGACGAGGTGCCGATCACCTCCATCACGAACGGCGTCCACGCCCCGACCTGGGTCCACCCCGCCCTCACGGGCCTGAGCGAGCGCGTCTTCGGCGACGCGCACACCGATGGCCATGACTGGCGCTCCCGCGAGGTGGTCAGCGATCAGGAGCTGTGGGGGGTGCGCACCCAGATGAAGCAGGAGCTCGTCGCCGAAGCCCGGCGACGTCTGACCGCCGCCGCCCGGTCGGCCGGGAACGCCGCGGTGCCGGCATGGATCGACGACATCCTCGACCCGGGGGTCCTGACGATCGGCTTCGCCCGCCGCGTACCGACCTACAAGCGTCTGACGCTGATGCTCCGCGATCCCGAGCGCCTCACCCGGATCCTCACCGATCCCGAGCGACCGGTTCAGCTGGTCATCGGCGGCAAATCCCACCCGGCTGACGATTCCGGGAAGATCCTCATCCAGCAGCTCGTGCGGTTCAGCCGCGATCCGCGGGTGCGCGGCCGCATCGTGTTCCTCCCCGACTACGACATCACGCTGGCCAAGACCCTCTACCCCGGCTGCGACGTGTGGCTGAACAATCCGCTGCGGCCTCTCGAGGCGTGCGGCACGTCGGGCATGAAGGCCGCGTTGAACGGGGTCCTGAACCTCTCGATCCTCGATGGCTGGTGGGACGAGTGGTACGACGGCCGGAACGGCTGGGCCATCCCGACCGCCGACACGGCGGCGACCGACCAGGAGCGGGACGACGCCGAGGCGGCCGCGCTCTACGACCTGATCGAGCACCAGCTCGTGCCGCGGTTCTACGAGCGCACCGGCGGCGTGCCGACCGCGTGGCTCGACATGGTGCGCCACACCATGACCGACCTCGGAAAGAAGGTCACCAGCGATCGGATGGTGCGTGACTACGTCACGCGGCTGTACGTGCCCTCGACAGTGAACGAGCGTGCCCTTCGCGCCGACGATTTCGCCCAGGCACGCTCGCTCGCCGCGTTCGTCAGCCGGGTGCGCAGAGCCTGGGACTCGGTCGCGATCGCGCATGTCGAGGGATCGGATGCCACCACCCGCGCGTCCACCGGCGAAACCCTGGAGATCGAGGCCTCGGTACGCCTGGACGGCCTCTCCCCCGACGACGTCGCGGTGGAGCTGGTCTACGGGCGCACCGACGAGGACGACGTCATCGGCGCCGACCACACCGCCGTGCCGCTGACGGCGCAGGGACCGCCCGCGGACGGGGTCACCCCCTATGGAGGCTCGCTGCCGCTGCAGATCACGGGGACCTTCGGCTACACGGTGCGGGTCGTGCCGCGGCATCCGTTCCTGGTGTCTCCCGTGGAGCTGGGCCTTGTGACGTACGCCGGATGA
- a CDS encoding copper resistance CopC family protein — protein MSRSGLRFSPVRAIIGVIVLLTAVFALPVAASAHDELLGSDPTPGSTLDQAPAAITLTFSGLISQEPGATVIEVTDAAGTALVDGSPTTTDNVVSQPLTAAQPGAVTVLWKVVSSDGHPISGELSFTVAEGAAPSPTADATAAPAPDASASPSPSASTAETSSASPSPADAGDPASATAAVVPWIIVGIVAVAAGGAIVYLLLARAKGRTPGTGGGADR, from the coding sequence GTGAGTCGTTCCGGTCTTCGCTTCTCCCCTGTCCGCGCGATCATCGGCGTCATCGTGCTGCTGACGGCGGTCTTCGCCCTCCCTGTCGCCGCATCGGCGCACGACGAGCTGCTCGGCTCCGACCCCACGCCCGGCAGCACGCTCGACCAGGCCCCGGCGGCGATCACCCTCACCTTCAGCGGTCTCATCTCGCAGGAACCGGGTGCCACGGTGATCGAGGTGACGGATGCCGCGGGCACGGCGCTCGTCGACGGATCACCGACCACCACCGACAACGTCGTGTCGCAGCCGCTGACCGCGGCCCAGCCGGGCGCCGTCACGGTGCTCTGGAAGGTGGTCTCCAGCGACGGCCACCCCATCTCCGGGGAGCTGTCGTTCACCGTTGCGGAAGGGGCTGCGCCGTCGCCGACCGCCGATGCCACGGCGGCCCCGGCGCCCGACGCCTCCGCATCCCCCTCCCCTTCCGCCTCGACGGCTGAGACCTCCTCGGCGTCGCCGTCGCCGGCCGACGCAGGTGACCCCGCGTCGGCCACGGCTGCGGTCGTGCCGTGGATCATCGTCGGGATCGTCGCCGTCGCCGCCGGCGGGGCGATCGTCTACCTCCTGCTCGCCCGCGCGAAGGGCCGGACCCCGGGCACCGGCGGCGGTGCCGACCGATAG
- a CDS encoding FHA domain-containing protein, with the protein MRRLPGDDGADRGSDLTQTFGHDADLSFVPFGSALNTAELEAIDALPSGAALLLVRSGPTAGARYLLDTDVTTVGRHPEADIFFDDVTVSRRHAEITRQGTAFELVDQRSLNGTYVNGERVDRAVLTNGSELRIGKFRLNFFVSPADLPQAG; encoded by the coding sequence ATCCGACGCCTGCCGGGCGATGACGGCGCCGATCGCGGTTCGGACTTGACGCAGACGTTCGGCCATGACGCCGACCTGTCGTTCGTCCCCTTCGGCAGCGCGCTGAACACCGCGGAACTCGAGGCCATCGACGCGCTGCCCTCGGGCGCGGCGCTCCTGCTGGTGCGTTCGGGCCCGACGGCCGGCGCGCGCTACCTCCTCGACACCGACGTCACCACGGTCGGTCGTCACCCCGAAGCCGACATCTTCTTCGACGACGTCACCGTCTCGCGTCGCCACGCGGAGATCACCCGACAGGGGACGGCGTTCGAGCTCGTGGATCAGCGCTCGCTGAACGGGACCTACGTCAACGGCGAGCGGGTCGACCGTGCCGTGCTCACCAACGGCTCGGAGCTTCGCATCGGCAAGTTCCGCCTCAACTTCTTCGTCTCGCCCGCAGATCTGCCGCAGGCGGGCTGA
- a CDS encoding glutamine amidotransferase, with amino-acid sequence MTRPKPFVLLATRAEDVPADEEYALFLRFTGLEERDLIRIRMEAGPLPDLDLDALSGIFVGGGPFNASDPVEKKSPVQRRVEAEFTRLLDEVVARDFPFLGACYGIGTLGSHQRAVIDRTYSEPISVVPVSLTDAGADEPLLAGFPRTFDAFVGHKEAVSLLPASAVLLASSPTCPVQMFRVGRNVYATQFHPELDLDGMQTRVHAYAGYGYFGADELDLTLAAVRRTPVTHPPRLLRTFVERHAR; translated from the coding sequence ATGACAAGGCCCAAACCCTTCGTCCTCCTCGCCACCCGAGCGGAGGACGTCCCCGCCGACGAGGAGTACGCCCTCTTCCTGCGATTCACCGGCCTCGAGGAGCGCGACCTCATCCGCATTCGCATGGAAGCGGGCCCCCTTCCCGACCTCGACCTCGACGCACTGTCGGGCATCTTCGTCGGGGGTGGTCCGTTCAACGCCTCGGACCCGGTGGAGAAGAAGTCGCCGGTGCAGCGGCGGGTCGAAGCGGAGTTCACCCGGCTGCTCGACGAGGTCGTCGCGCGCGACTTCCCGTTCCTGGGCGCCTGCTACGGAATCGGGACGCTCGGCAGCCACCAGCGCGCCGTGATCGACCGCACGTACTCCGAGCCGATCAGCGTGGTCCCGGTGAGCCTCACCGACGCCGGCGCCGACGAACCCCTGCTCGCCGGCTTCCCGCGCACCTTCGACGCGTTCGTCGGCCACAAGGAGGCGGTGTCGCTCCTTCCCGCCTCGGCGGTGCTGCTGGCGTCGTCGCCGACCTGCCCGGTACAGATGTTCCGGGTCGGCCGCAACGTCTACGCCACGCAGTTCCACCCCGAGCTCGATCTCGACGGCATGCAGACCCGCGTGCACGCCTACGCCGGCTACGGCTACTTCGGCGCCGACGAGCTGGACCTCACGCTCGCCGCCGTGCGACGGACGCCGGTGACCCACCCGCCGCGCCTGCTGCGGACGTTCGTGGAACGGCACGCCCGCTGA
- a CDS encoding NAD(P)H-hydrate epimerase, which yields MISDAAPAAHPRVPTYRAADIRAAEAPLLAAGAPLMARAAHALAKICVARLAAASLPRVLVLAGRGDNGGDALFAGAELAAAGARVDVLLTGGEAHGAGLAAAVAAGARIVDLSALDPRDEGIVLDGMIGLGGRGSLRGGARDAAIALVSEAAPGRRVLAVDLPSGLDPDTGEGDQLVLAAHETITFGAAKAGLALRRGPALSGRITLVDIGLGPGLADAVPVGETEIAEMVRG from the coding sequence ATGATCTCTGACGCCGCGCCGGCTGCTCACCCGCGGGTTCCGACCTACCGGGCCGCGGATATCCGTGCTGCCGAGGCCCCGCTCCTCGCGGCCGGGGCCCCCCTCATGGCCCGTGCCGCGCACGCGCTGGCGAAGATCTGCGTGGCGCGGCTCGCGGCGGCATCCCTTCCTCGAGTGCTCGTCCTCGCCGGGCGGGGCGACAACGGTGGGGACGCCCTTTTCGCGGGTGCTGAGCTCGCCGCTGCCGGAGCACGTGTGGACGTGCTGCTCACCGGCGGCGAGGCCCACGGTGCGGGCCTCGCCGCCGCCGTTGCCGCCGGGGCCCGGATCGTCGACCTGTCAGCGCTCGACCCCCGTGACGAGGGGATCGTCCTCGATGGGATGATCGGGCTGGGCGGCCGTGGGTCGCTGCGCGGGGGCGCCCGCGACGCGGCGATCGCTCTGGTGTCGGAAGCTGCCCCGGGTCGCCGGGTCCTCGCCGTCGACCTGCCGAGCGGTCTGGATCCGGACACCGGGGAGGGCGACCAGCTCGTGCTCGCCGCTCACGAGACCATCACCTTCGGTGCCGCGAAAGCGGGTCTCGCACTCCGGCGCGGACCCGCGCTGTCGGGGCGCATCACGCTCGTGGACATCGGCCTGGGACCGGGGCTCGCCGACGCCGTACCGGTCGGCGAGACCGAGATCGCGGAGATGGTCCGGGGCTGA
- a CDS encoding response regulator, whose protein sequence is MAIARLHGGPLDGQVLPLEAPDLDSLIVPYGEGQVVYRRKGEAQHTGEHDGPTEAEFWFVEATDEIGPSNDD, encoded by the coding sequence ATGGCTATTGCACGACTGCACGGTGGTCCGCTCGATGGGCAGGTCCTGCCCCTGGAGGCGCCCGATCTCGACTCGCTCATCGTCCCGTACGGCGAAGGACAGGTCGTGTACCGGCGCAAGGGTGAAGCGCAGCACACCGGCGAGCACGACGGCCCGACCGAGGCGGAGTTCTGGTTCGTGGAGGCGACCGATGAGATCGGACCCTCGAACGACGACTGA
- a CDS encoding YihY/virulence factor BrkB family protein, with product MPNLIERVIARALTLKPVRALLLYTERQGPMLADSVTYRTLFSLFAAVLLGFSLAALWLAGNPVAWQALIDAVDSAIPGLVGEGGLIDLDAVQAPAGLTVAGVIASLGLIGAAIGAIGSLRTAIRRLANELTDDSFWLWVLLRNLLLAIGIGAALGASAVATVIGSAGISLVGGWLGLAEDDLLLQIATRATTIVVVFLLDAAVIAVAFRILSGTKPSPRSLISGSLIGAAGLTVLQQLSSLFVGGAGSNPLLATFASLIALLLWLNLSAQVILIASAYIITGIEEERDRVRARFGATTFLQRRVKRAELSVQAAADELNAARAAEEEERRTKADAAAKAQKQTPATPSADAGTRRDDL from the coding sequence ATGCCGAATCTGATCGAGCGTGTCATCGCACGCGCCCTCACGCTGAAGCCCGTGCGCGCCCTCCTGCTCTACACCGAACGGCAGGGTCCGATGCTCGCCGACAGCGTGACCTACCGCACGCTGTTCAGCCTGTTCGCCGCGGTGCTGCTCGGCTTCTCCCTCGCCGCGCTGTGGCTTGCGGGAAATCCGGTGGCCTGGCAGGCCCTGATCGACGCCGTCGACTCGGCGATCCCCGGCCTCGTCGGAGAGGGCGGTCTGATCGACCTCGATGCCGTCCAGGCGCCCGCGGGGCTCACTGTGGCGGGGGTGATCGCCTCCCTGGGTCTCATCGGCGCCGCCATCGGCGCCATCGGGTCGCTGCGCACCGCCATCCGGCGGCTCGCGAACGAACTCACCGACGACTCCTTCTGGCTGTGGGTGCTGCTTCGCAACCTGCTCCTCGCGATCGGGATCGGCGCGGCGCTCGGCGCCTCGGCCGTGGCGACCGTCATCGGCAGCGCGGGGATCTCCCTCGTCGGCGGATGGCTCGGGCTTGCCGAAGACGACCTGCTCCTGCAGATCGCCACGCGCGCCACGACCATCGTCGTGGTCTTCCTCCTCGACGCCGCCGTCATCGCCGTGGCGTTCCGCATCCTGTCGGGAACCAAACCGTCGCCGCGCTCGCTCATCAGCGGCTCCCTCATCGGCGCCGCGGGGCTCACCGTTCTCCAGCAGCTGTCGAGCCTCTTCGTCGGCGGCGCCGGATCGAACCCGCTGCTGGCGACCTTCGCCTCGCTCATCGCTCTGCTTCTCTGGCTGAACCTCTCGGCGCAGGTGATCCTCATCGCCTCGGCCTACATCATCACCGGCATCGAAGAGGAGCGCGACCGGGTCCGTGCCCGCTTCGGCGCGACGACATTCCTCCAGCGCCGCGTGAAGCGTGCCGAGCTGTCGGTGCAGGCCGCGGCCGACGAGTTGAACGCGGCCCGGGCCGCCGAGGAGGAGGAACGGCGGACGAAGGCCGACGCGGCGGCGAAGGCTCAGAAGCAGACGCCGGCGACGCCCTCAGCGGATGCCGGGACGCGGCGTGATGATCTCTGA
- a CDS encoding MerR family transcriptional regulator, whose product MAPASSARQRSSSAGLLSIGQVLARLSPEFPSLTSSKLRFLEVQGIVTPVRTDSGYRKFSPADLDRLRLALTLQRDHYLPLSVIRDYLADVDAGRDPAPPTSAPPPSIVPAPRRYRREELLAAAGAAPQLLNDAISTGIITAAESYTDQSVTLLRALVALDRHGIEPRHVRSVKQSAERDASLIESSLAPLLRRTDAASRGRAGEVAPELARKLEEVRAILLRTALDRLLG is encoded by the coding sequence ATGGCTCCGGCCTCCTCCGCCCGCCAGCGATCATCGTCAGCGGGTCTTCTCAGCATCGGTCAGGTGCTCGCGAGGCTGTCTCCGGAGTTCCCGAGTCTGACCTCGAGCAAGCTGCGCTTCCTCGAGGTGCAGGGGATCGTGACGCCGGTGCGGACCGACTCGGGGTATCGCAAGTTCTCGCCGGCCGACCTCGACCGCCTACGGCTGGCCCTCACCCTGCAGCGCGATCATTACCTTCCCCTCAGCGTCATCCGCGACTATCTCGCCGATGTCGACGCCGGCCGCGACCCCGCACCGCCGACCTCCGCGCCGCCGCCCTCGATCGTCCCGGCGCCCCGCCGGTACCGCCGCGAGGAGCTGCTGGCGGCCGCCGGTGCGGCGCCGCAGCTGCTCAACGACGCCATCAGCACGGGGATCATCACCGCCGCCGAGAGCTACACCGACCAGTCGGTGACTCTTCTGCGTGCCCTCGTCGCGCTGGATCGCCACGGCATCGAGCCGCGCCACGTCCGCAGTGTCAAGCAGAGCGCGGAGCGCGACGCCTCCCTCATCGAGTCGTCTCTCGCGCCCCTGCTGCGTCGCACGGACGCGGCGTCCCGGGGACGGGCGGGGGAGGTGGCGCCAGAACTCGCGCGCAAACTCGAAGAGGTGCGTGCGATCCTGCTGCGCACCGCCCTCGATCGCCTTCTCGGATGA
- a CDS encoding CYTH domain-containing protein — translation MRSDPRTTTEPGEPIRSLEIEIKLDVGPDTAAPDWRTVPEVAEVAGPELRELDARYYDTADFALGRAGYALRRRTGGPDAGWHLKGPRRGAGRVELGWPLEEGESLPATVRAEIRHLTTHPVHPIARVRNRRLAVQMKDAAGDVVAEFLDDHVETRDEATGTERSWREWEIELGPAAPEDAERFLGDLADLARNAGARPASSESKIGRALGR, via the coding sequence ATGAGATCGGACCCTCGAACGACGACTGAACCGGGTGAGCCGATCCGTTCCCTCGAGATCGAGATCAAGCTCGACGTGGGCCCGGATACGGCCGCTCCGGATTGGCGCACCGTCCCCGAGGTGGCTGAGGTCGCCGGTCCCGAGCTGCGCGAGCTCGACGCCCGGTACTACGACACCGCCGATTTCGCCCTCGGGCGTGCGGGCTACGCGCTGCGCCGTCGTACCGGTGGCCCCGACGCCGGGTGGCACCTGAAGGGACCGCGGCGGGGCGCGGGCCGGGTGGAGCTCGGCTGGCCGCTCGAGGAGGGCGAGTCGCTCCCCGCGACGGTGCGGGCCGAGATCCGGCACCTCACGACACATCCGGTGCATCCGATCGCTCGGGTGCGCAACCGCAGGCTCGCCGTTCAGATGAAGGATGCCGCGGGCGACGTCGTCGCGGAATTCCTCGACGATCACGTCGAGACCCGTGACGAGGCGACCGGCACGGAACGCTCCTGGCGCGAGTGGGAGATCGAGCTCGGCCCCGCCGCGCCCGAGGACGCCGAGCGTTTCCTCGGGGATCTCGCCGATCTCGCCCGAAACGCCGGCGCCCGCCCGGCATCCTCGGAATCGAAGATCGGGCGGGCGCTCGGGCGGTAG